DNA from Mesorhizobium loti R88b:
TCCGGTGACGAGCTGGAACGGCCTTGTCGAAATCTCCTGGCCGGCACCCGCAACGCCGATCACGACCGACTTGCCCCAGCCGCGGTGTGAGGCTTCCAGCGCCTGACGCATCACCTTGGTGTTGCCGGTGCAGTCGAACGTGTAGTCGGCGCCGCCGATCTGGTCGGCGCCGCGCTTGGTCATGTTGACGAGGTGAGGCACGACATCGCCATCGATCTCTTTCGGATTGACGAAATGCGTCATGCCGAACCGCTCGCCCCATGCCTTCTTGTCGTTGTTCAGATCGACGCCGATGATCATGTCGGCGCCCGCAAGCTTGAGGCCCTGGATGACGTTGAGGCCGATGCCGCCGAGACCGAAGACGACCGCGGTCGCGCCTTGCTCGACCTTGGCGGTGTTGATGACGGCGCCGATGCCGGTGGTGACGCCGCAGCCGATGTAGCAGATCTTGTCGAAGGGAGCGTCGGGGTTGACCTTGGCGACCGCGATCTCGGGCAGCACGGTGAAGTTCGAAAAGGTCGAGCAGCCCATATAGTGAAAGATCTTGTCCTTGCCGATCGAGAAGCGCGACGAGCCGTCCGGCATCAGGCCTTGGCCCTGCGTGGCACGGATGGCGGTGCACAGATTGGTTTTTCTGGACAGGCATGACGGGCACTGCCGGCATTCCGGCGTATAGAGCGGGATGACATGGTCGCCCTTTTTGACCGAGGTGACGCCCTTGCCGATATCAACCACAACGCCGGCGCCTTCATGGCCGAGGATGGCGGGAAAGAGGCCTTCGGGATCGGCGCCCGACAGCGTGAATTCATCGGTGTGGCAGATGCCGGTCGCCTTGATCTCGACCAGCACTTCGCCCTCGCGCGGACCGTCGAGGTCGACCTCCATGATCTCCAGCGGCTTTCCAGCGGCGACAGCGACAGCGGCGCGGGTTTTCATCAGGCAATTCCTCCAAAAGGCGATTTT
Protein-coding regions in this window:
- a CDS encoding S-(hydroxymethyl)glutathione dehydrogenase/class III alcohol dehydrogenase gives rise to the protein MKTRAAVAVAAGKPLEIMEVDLDGPREGEVLVEIKATGICHTDEFTLSGADPEGLFPAILGHEGAGVVVDIGKGVTSVKKGDHVIPLYTPECRQCPSCLSRKTNLCTAIRATQGQGLMPDGSSRFSIGKDKIFHYMGCSTFSNFTVLPEIAVAKVNPDAPFDKICYIGCGVTTGIGAVINTAKVEQGATAVVFGLGGIGLNVIQGLKLAGADMIIGVDLNNDKKAWGERFGMTHFVNPKEIDGDVVPHLVNMTKRGADQIGGADYTFDCTGNTKVMRQALEASHRGWGKSVVIGVAGAGQEISTRPFQLVTGRTWMGTAFGGARGRTDVPKIVDWYMDGKIQIDPMITHTLKLEDINKGFDLMHEGKSIRSVVVY